One Spirosoma agri DNA segment encodes these proteins:
- a CDS encoding chloride channel protein, translating into MANRFSRYAQVLAWLDQHVIKRLYTERVRRVILQSIPFWVASLLTGLIAVGYEELFVWAEQISFSWIQAHPYLTFITTPIAFLVAWLLVAKLAPAARGSGIPQVMAGIELSNPTTHGRTSYLLSLRVAIVKVLSSVVLLIGGGVIGREGPTIQISAAIFRAINRLQPAGWPQLSRQIALVTGGAAGLAAAFNTPLGGIVFVVEELTQTHITRFRTAVFTAVIIAGMTAQAIQGPYLYLGFPKVTASTGWFLGVLVLIAMLCGLAGALFAKTLLWVNAYRQRFTTWPQKVAWVAVCGLLLAGLAFWVGTEAVGTGKPIINRLLFQNDHATPWYLFPVRFAGMALSYSGGAAGGIFATSLSAGAILGDALSRLIQVAPGDTNLVILVSMVSFLTGVVRSPFTAAILVLEMTDRHSAIFQLLLGGLMAQGAASLVDPVSFYEHLKAGFIRETMAQSTLSDRTAKPTAVE; encoded by the coding sequence ATGGCCAACCGATTTTCCCGATACGCACAGGTACTAGCCTGGCTGGATCAGCACGTCATCAAACGACTCTATACCGAGCGTGTCCGCCGGGTCATTCTTCAGAGCATACCCTTCTGGGTGGCCTCACTACTGACCGGATTGATCGCCGTGGGGTATGAGGAATTATTTGTCTGGGCGGAGCAGATTAGTTTTTCATGGATTCAGGCGCACCCGTACCTGACCTTTATCACCACCCCCATCGCGTTTCTGGTTGCCTGGCTACTCGTTGCCAAATTAGCTCCAGCCGCTCGGGGAAGTGGCATTCCACAGGTCATGGCCGGCATAGAACTGTCGAATCCGACCACGCACGGCCGTACTAGCTATCTGCTGAGTCTTCGGGTAGCCATCGTCAAAGTGCTGAGTAGCGTTGTGTTGCTGATCGGTGGTGGGGTTATTGGTCGGGAGGGGCCGACCATTCAGATTTCAGCGGCTATTTTTCGGGCGATCAACCGGTTGCAACCGGCGGGGTGGCCACAACTCTCCCGGCAAATTGCGCTGGTCACGGGCGGGGCGGCTGGACTGGCAGCCGCATTCAACACGCCACTGGGGGGCATTGTTTTTGTCGTTGAAGAGCTTACCCAGACGCACATTACCCGCTTTCGAACCGCGGTTTTCACTGCCGTAATCATTGCCGGTATGACTGCGCAGGCCATTCAGGGGCCTTACCTGTATCTGGGCTTTCCTAAAGTCACGGCTTCGACGGGTTGGTTTCTGGGCGTTCTTGTGCTGATTGCTATGCTCTGCGGTTTGGCGGGTGCCCTGTTTGCCAAGACCTTATTATGGGTCAATGCCTACCGGCAGCGATTTACTACGTGGCCTCAGAAAGTGGCCTGGGTAGCTGTTTGTGGGCTCCTGCTGGCCGGACTTGCTTTCTGGGTCGGCACGGAGGCAGTCGGCACCGGAAAACCCATCATCAACCGGCTGTTGTTTCAAAATGACCATGCAACGCCCTGGTATCTTTTTCCGGTGCGGTTTGCGGGGATGGCGCTCAGCTACAGCGGAGGAGCCGCCGGTGGTATTTTTGCAACATCGCTGAGCGCCGGGGCTATTCTCGGCGACGCACTTTCCCGGCTGATACAGGTTGCTCCCGGCGACACGAATCTGGTCATTCTGGTGAGCATGGTCAGCTTCCTGACCGGGGTCGTCCGCTCCCCGTTTACGGCGGCTATTCTGGTACTTGAGATGACGGATCGGCACTCCGCAATTTTCCAGTTATTGCTGGGCGGTCTGATGGCGCAGGGAGCAGCCTCGCTGGTTGACCCCGTATCATTTTATGAGCATCTGAAAGCAGGATTTATTCGCGAAACGATGGCGCAGTCCACCCTTTCTGATCGAACCGCTAAACCAACAGCCGTCGAATGA
- a CDS encoding DUF389 domain-containing protein: MTATDPKPPRSNRPNLLTRFSQLIRERFSLDEDKDDEADVIQAISRGIEFRGINLWTLIFAIFIASIGLNINSPAVITGAFLISPLMGPIMGIGMGVGINDLAMIQRALKNISLAAFISLLTSTLYFFVSPLHLAQSELLARTSPTVWDALVAFLGGLAGIVAGSRREKVSNVIPGVAIATALMPPLCTAGYGLATGNLYYFAGAFYLFLINAICISIATFLIVRFLGYHQKQYPTPEVERRVRNTIWFAVFVVVIPSSYLGYQIVRKTIFEESAQRFVAAECDFQYRQVISFAAHFNRRQSTLELSLVGEPLPKDSIDLLRTKMPAYGLGDATLAIKQGNFKDTEIDVDALKNTVTDQVIKYSQTSIARKDQIIDSLRRSIDRSQTSRIPVADLRNELKILMPDVQTFTAAQSLVMNATSTKPDTVMLVYARFSRRHTTAEKQRIERWLQSRTKSKKIKLLVE, encoded by the coding sequence ATGACTGCTACTGACCCCAAACCGCCACGGTCGAACCGGCCTAATCTGCTTACCCGCTTTAGTCAACTGATTCGTGAGCGTTTTAGCCTGGACGAAGATAAGGACGACGAAGCGGATGTCATACAGGCCATTAGTCGGGGAATCGAGTTTCGGGGCATTAACTTGTGGACGCTGATTTTTGCTATATTCATTGCTTCTATTGGCCTGAATATCAACTCACCAGCGGTCATTACCGGCGCTTTCCTGATTTCGCCTTTGATGGGGCCCATCATGGGGATCGGGATGGGTGTGGGTATCAATGACCTCGCCATGATCCAGCGGGCGCTGAAGAACATAAGTCTGGCAGCGTTCATTAGTTTATTGACCTCCACGCTCTACTTTTTCGTCAGCCCGTTACACCTGGCTCAATCTGAACTATTGGCCCGTACCTCGCCCACGGTCTGGGATGCCCTGGTCGCCTTTCTGGGTGGTCTGGCGGGCATTGTGGCCGGTTCACGGCGGGAGAAAGTGAGCAACGTTATTCCGGGTGTGGCGATTGCAACGGCCCTGATGCCCCCGTTGTGTACAGCAGGTTATGGACTGGCAACCGGTAATCTCTACTACTTTGCGGGGGCCTTTTACCTGTTCCTCATCAACGCGATATGCATCAGTATTGCTACCTTCCTAATTGTCCGATTCCTGGGGTATCACCAGAAACAGTACCCTACGCCCGAAGTCGAACGGCGGGTACGGAACACCATCTGGTTTGCCGTGTTCGTTGTGGTCATTCCCAGTAGCTACCTGGGCTATCAAATTGTTCGCAAAACCATCTTCGAAGAGTCGGCCCAGCGATTCGTTGCCGCCGAATGTGATTTCCAGTACCGGCAGGTCATTAGTTTCGCAGCCCACTTCAATCGGCGGCAGAGTACCCTGGAGCTGTCATTAGTCGGCGAGCCATTACCGAAGGATTCGATCGACCTACTGCGAACCAAAATGCCGGCCTACGGGCTGGGCGACGCGACGCTGGCGATCAAACAGGGTAATTTTAAAGACACGGAAATTGATGTCGATGCGCTGAAAAATACGGTAACCGATCAGGTGATTAAATACAGCCAGACATCCATCGCCCGCAAAGACCAAATCATTGATTCGCTACGCCGGTCTATTGATCGGTCACAAACATCACGAATTCCGGTAGCTGATCTGCGGAATGAACTCAAGATACTCATGCCCGATGTGCAAACGTTCACGGCTGCCCAATCGCTGGTCATGAACGCAACCAGTACAAAACCCGATACAGTCATGCTGGTATATGCCCGTTTTTCGCGTCGTCATACGACAGCCGAAAAACAACGGATCGAACGCTGGCTGCAAAGCCGAACGAAGAGCAAGAAAATAAAATTACTGGTTGAATAA